A portion of the Rhodococcus pseudokoreensis genome contains these proteins:
- a CDS encoding MFS transporter, with translation MCRHPALQLRVVCFCVGGTVVYYVWAVAAPAFAISERGIDPTSALWAGSIATVLFMIALPFWGALSDRIGRRPVLLVCFGALVILMFPLNWMIRDDAWQLFAAMSTALIFVAGLASITPAVGLMAVSAAAVYLMPETSGISLDDEDNES, from the coding sequence ATCTGCCGGCACCCGGCGCTCCAGCTCCGCGTCGTGTGCTTCTGCGTCGGCGGCACTGTCGTCTACTACGTGTGGGCCGTCGCCGCGCCCGCCTTCGCCATCTCGGAACGGGGCATCGACCCGACGTCCGCGCTGTGGGCCGGCTCCATCGCCACGGTGCTGTTTATGATCGCCCTCCCGTTCTGGGGAGCGCTGTCCGACCGGATCGGCCGCCGCCCGGTACTCCTGGTTTGTTTCGGCGCACTCGTCATACTGATGTTCCCGCTGAACTGGATGATCCGCGACGACGCCTGGCAACTGTTCGCGGCGATGAGCACCGCGCTGATCTTCGTCGCGGGGCTCGCCTCGATCACCCCCGCGGTCGGCCTGATGGCCGTGTCCGCCGCGGCGGTCTACCTCATGCCTGAGACCAGCGGAATTTCACTCGACGACGAGGACAACGAATCCTGA
- a CDS encoding amidohydrolase has product MNLTPKTTPTARLVPSTTAASAVLAALPNVRGWQEDFYRDVHSHPELSHREFETSKKVAARLENAGFTVHDGIGGTGLVGILRNGDGPVVLLRAEMDALPVREDTSLPYASTTTDIDAHGSEIPVSHVCGHDMHTTCLVGAAHLLAAGRQQWSGTLIALFQPAEEVGDGARIMVEDNLAGIIPRPDVALAQHNLQQPAGHVRTRSGPALSVADSIRITLHGRGGPGSMPHTTVDPVALAAMIVVRLQTVVSREVPPSDTAVLTVGSIRAGTKSNVISDRAVLELNIRSYSEQTRKILLDAVHRIVTAECRASGCPKDPEFTMFDQFPLTDNDTATTERVAAAFEAFFGADRTGEMEQLPASENFSDIPGAFGTPNTYWGIGCIDPELYRVAVESGRVAQDIPAPHAPNFAPMIQPTCDTGTQALVVAALEWLAT; this is encoded by the coding sequence ATGAACCTCACACCGAAAACCACACCCACCGCTCGCCTCGTGCCGTCGACAACGGCCGCGTCCGCAGTCCTCGCCGCGCTGCCGAACGTACGCGGCTGGCAAGAGGACTTCTACCGCGACGTCCACAGCCATCCGGAACTGTCGCACCGCGAGTTCGAGACGTCGAAGAAGGTCGCCGCGCGCTTGGAGAACGCCGGCTTCACCGTCCACGACGGTATCGGCGGCACCGGCCTGGTAGGCATCCTCCGCAACGGTGACGGCCCGGTCGTGCTGCTGCGGGCCGAGATGGACGCGCTCCCGGTCCGGGAAGACACCAGCCTGCCGTATGCGAGTACCACGACCGACATCGATGCCCACGGAAGCGAGATCCCGGTCTCTCACGTGTGCGGGCACGACATGCACACCACTTGTCTGGTCGGCGCGGCCCACCTGCTCGCCGCCGGCCGACAGCAGTGGAGTGGCACCCTCATCGCACTCTTCCAGCCCGCGGAGGAGGTCGGGGACGGAGCCCGGATCATGGTCGAGGACAACCTCGCCGGGATTATTCCCCGACCCGACGTCGCCCTGGCACAACACAATCTGCAGCAGCCTGCCGGGCACGTCCGCACCCGGTCCGGGCCGGCACTGTCGGTGGCCGACAGCATCCGGATCACTCTCCACGGCCGCGGCGGGCCGGGCTCGATGCCCCACACCACCGTCGACCCCGTTGCGCTCGCGGCGATGATCGTGGTCCGCCTCCAGACCGTGGTGTCCCGCGAGGTACCGCCTTCGGACACTGCGGTCCTCACCGTGGGTAGCATCCGAGCCGGCACCAAGAGCAACGTCATCTCGGACCGGGCCGTCCTGGAACTGAACATCCGCAGCTACAGCGAGCAGACCCGGAAGATACTCCTGGACGCCGTGCACCGGATCGTCACGGCGGAATGCCGGGCCTCGGGCTGCCCGAAAGACCCCGAATTCACGATGTTCGACCAATTCCCGTTGACCGACAACGACACCGCGACGACAGAACGGGTCGCCGCCGCATTCGAGGCGTTCTTCGGAGCCGATCGCACCGGCGAGATGGAGCAACTCCCGGCGAGTGAGAACTTCAGCGACATCCCCGGGGCGTTCGGAACACCGAACACATACTGGGGGATCGGATGCATCGACCCGGAGCTGTACCGGGTGGCCGTAGAATCCGGCCGTGTGGCGCAGGACATCCCGGCTCCCCACGCCCCCAACTTCGCGCCGATGATCCAACCGACCTGCGATACGGGAACGCAAGCGCTGGTGGTCGCCGCTCTGGAGTGGCTCGCGACCTGA
- a CDS encoding acetolactate synthase large subunit: protein MTASTQLCEQTTSTAIERLPERVTGAQSVVRSLEELGVDCVFGIPGGAILPVYDPLLESTRVRHVLVRHEQGAGHAATGYAQATGKVGVCMATSGPGATNLVTPLADAQMDSVPVVAITGQVGSHLIGTDAFQEADISGITMPITKHNFLVTDPADIPRTIDEAFHIASTGRPGAVLVDIPKDVLQAQTTFTWPPERHLPGYRPTTAPHGKQIRAAAAMINSAGAPVLYVGGGVIKADAAAELRTLAELTGIPVVTTLMALGAFPDSHPLHYGMPGMHGTVAAVAALQRSDLLITLGARFDDRVTGHAASFAPNARVIHADIDPAEIGKNRDVDVPIVGDCREIIGALTDALRLERAAGTSPDLRGWRASLDGMRSAYPVSYDRPTDGSLSPQLVIEAVGKAAGPDAIYVSGVGQHQMWAAHFIGFDKPRTWLNSGGLGTMGYAVPAALGAKLAAPEREVWAIDGDGCFQMTNQELATAAIEGVPIKVALINNGNLGMVKQLQAIHYDGRYSQIDLATHSRRIPDFVKLADALGCVALRCEREDDVESVIEQARAITDRPVVIDFVVNDDTLVWPMIAAGTSNDHIMAAQGIRPLFDDEQSAERATIAALTKPSEE from the coding sequence GTGACTGCATCTACCCAACTCTGCGAACAGACGACTTCCACCGCGATCGAGCGCCTCCCCGAACGAGTCACGGGAGCGCAGTCCGTGGTGCGCTCGCTCGAGGAACTCGGCGTCGACTGCGTGTTCGGTATCCCCGGGGGTGCGATCCTTCCCGTCTACGACCCGCTGCTCGAATCGACACGGGTGCGGCATGTGCTGGTGCGCCACGAGCAGGGCGCCGGACACGCCGCCACCGGCTACGCGCAGGCCACCGGCAAGGTCGGCGTCTGCATGGCCACGTCTGGTCCGGGGGCAACGAACCTGGTGACCCCGCTCGCCGACGCCCAGATGGACTCCGTCCCCGTCGTCGCGATCACCGGCCAGGTCGGCAGCCACCTCATCGGCACCGACGCCTTCCAGGAAGCCGACATCTCCGGAATCACGATGCCGATCACCAAACACAACTTCCTGGTCACCGATCCTGCCGACATTCCCCGGACCATCGATGAGGCCTTCCACATCGCTTCCACCGGACGGCCCGGCGCCGTGCTCGTCGACATCCCGAAAGACGTCCTCCAGGCACAGACCACCTTCACCTGGCCACCGGAAAGACATCTGCCCGGGTACCGCCCGACCACCGCACCGCACGGCAAGCAGATCCGCGCAGCCGCAGCGATGATCAACTCGGCCGGCGCCCCGGTCTTGTACGTGGGGGGCGGGGTGATCAAGGCCGACGCGGCAGCCGAATTGCGGACGCTCGCAGAATTGACCGGTATCCCCGTCGTCACCACTCTGATGGCGCTCGGCGCTTTCCCCGACAGCCACCCGCTGCACTACGGTATGCCCGGCATGCACGGGACCGTCGCCGCCGTGGCCGCCCTGCAACGCAGCGACCTGCTGATCACCCTCGGCGCGCGATTCGACGACCGCGTCACCGGGCACGCCGCCTCGTTCGCCCCGAATGCGCGGGTCATCCACGCCGATATCGACCCCGCCGAGATCGGCAAGAACAGGGATGTGGACGTCCCGATCGTCGGCGACTGCAGAGAGATCATCGGGGCGCTCACCGACGCCCTCCGCCTCGAACGCGCCGCCGGCACCAGCCCTGATCTTCGTGGTTGGCGTGCGTCGCTGGACGGGATGCGGTCGGCGTACCCGGTGAGCTACGACCGACCCACCGACGGCAGCTTGTCGCCACAGTTGGTGATCGAGGCGGTCGGCAAGGCAGCCGGACCGGACGCGATCTACGTTTCCGGCGTCGGCCAACACCAGATGTGGGCCGCCCACTTCATCGGCTTCGACAAGCCTCGGACCTGGCTGAACTCAGGCGGACTCGGGACGATGGGTTACGCAGTCCCGGCCGCGCTCGGCGCGAAACTCGCTGCGCCCGAACGGGAGGTGTGGGCGATCGACGGTGACGGCTGCTTCCAGATGACCAATCAGGAATTGGCGACGGCCGCGATCGAGGGGGTGCCGATCAAGGTGGCCCTGATCAACAACGGCAACCTCGGCATGGTCAAGCAACTGCAGGCGATCCACTACGACGGGCGCTACTCCCAGATCGACCTGGCCACCCACTCGCGCCGGATCCCCGACTTCGTCAAGCTCGCGGATGCTCTCGGCTGCGTCGCGCTGCGGTGTGAGCGAGAGGACGACGTGGAATCAGTCATCGAACAGGCGCGGGCGATCACCGATCGACCGGTGGTCATCGACTTCGTCGTCAATGACGACACCCTCGTGTGGCCGATGATCGCGGCAGGCACGAGCAACGACCACATCATGGCCGCCCAGGGAATTCGCCCACTGTTCGATGACGAACAATCGGCGGAGAGGGCCACCATCGCCGCCCTGACGAAACCATCCGAGGAGTGA